One Bombina bombina isolate aBomBom1 chromosome 5, aBomBom1.pri, whole genome shotgun sequence DNA segment encodes these proteins:
- the LOC128661350 gene encoding gastrula zinc finger protein XlCGF57.1-like, whose amino-acid sequence MTACDPLMCTVLQLFEAPFAPQAFMRWKSCLLEHHKIHTGEKPHTCTECGKCFTRMDHLKSHENIHTGEKPFTCTECGKSFAQKSNLKTHEKSHTGEKPFTCTECGKSFTQKSDLKYHESSHTGEKPFTCTECGKSFTQKSNLKSHERIHTGEKPFTCAGCGKRFTEKSSLTNHERIHTGEKPFTCTECGKSFAQKSNLKTHERSHTGEKPFTCTECGKSFTQMSDLKYHESSHTGEKPFTCTECGKSFTHKSNLKSHERIHTGEKPFTCTECGKSFAQISSLKCHERSHTGEKPFTCTECGKGFTKKRHLKKHEWIHTGGKPFTCTECDIFFTQKSDLKKHERIHTGEKPFTCTECGKSFTRMDCLKTHERIHTGEKPFTCTGCGKSFTVKSHLKTHERIHKGRNLSHV is encoded by the coding sequence atggaagtcttgTCTATTAGagcaccacaaaattcacacaggtgagaaaccacacacatgtactgagtgcggcaaatgttttacacgaatggatcatctgaaaagtcatgaaaatattcacacaggagaaaagcctttcacatgtacagagtgtggaaaaagttttgcacaaaagagtaatctgaaaactcatgaaaagagtcacacaggagaaaagcctttcacatgtacagagtgtggaaaaagttttacacaaaagagtgatctgaaatatcatgaaagcagtcacacaggggaaaaacctttcacatgtacagagtgtggaaaaagttttacacaaaagagtaatctgaaaagtcatgaaaggattcacacaggggaaaagccgttcacatgtgcagggtgtggaaaacgttttacagaaaagagtagtctgacaaaccatgaaaggattcacacaggggaaaagcctttcacatgtacagagtgtggaaaaagttttgcacaaaagagtaatctgaaaactcatgaaaggagtcacacaggagaaaagcctttcacatgtacagagtgtggaaaaagttttacacaaatgagtgatctgaaatatcatgaaagcagtcacacaggggaaaaacctttcacgtgtacagagtgtggaaaaagttttacacacaagagtaatctgaaaagtcatgaaaggattcacacaggggaaaagccgttcacatgtacagagtgtggaaaaagttttgcacaaataagtagtctgaaatgtcatgaaaggagtcacacaggggaaaagcctttcacatgtacagagtgtggaaaaggatttacaaaaaagagacatctgaaaaagcatgaatggattcacacagggggaaagcctttcacatgtacagagtgtgacattttttttacacaaaagagtgacctgaaaaagcatgaaaggattcacacaggggaaaagcctttcacatgtactgagtgtggaaaaagttttacacgaatggattgtctgaaaactcatgaaaggattcacacaggggaaaagccgttcacatgtacagggtgtggaaaaagttttacagtaaagagtcatctgaaaactcatgaaaggattcacaagggaagaaacctttcacatgtttag